The Falco rusticolus isolate bFalRus1 chromosome 15, bFalRus1.pri, whole genome shotgun sequence genome has a segment encoding these proteins:
- the LOC119157729 gene encoding purine nucleoside phosphorylase yields MAYAEEDRNSYEVYKETADWLRAHSVQRPKTAIICGSGLGGLADALDNKTVFLYEDIPHFPRSTVAGHVGRLVFGELNGQPCVCMQGRFHYYEGHTTSAVTFPIRVFFLLGVEILIVTNAAGGLNPHFQVGDIMFIRDHISMFGLGGHNPLRGPNDERFGVRFPCMSDAYEQDLLGLAMDSAQELGFLSFIREGVYCLLAGPCYETIAECRVLQALGADAVGMSTVPEVIVARHCGLRVLGISLITNKVVMSYNSQEKANHEEVLRISVVRAEVLQKLVTHLLGKLRESTNSA; encoded by the exons AAATAGCTATGAGGTGTATAAGGAAACAGCAGATTGGTTACGTGCCCATTCTGTCCAGCGCCCGAAGACTGCCATCATCTGTGGATCAGGACTGGGAGGTCTGGCCGATGCATTGGACAACAAGACAGTCTTTCTGTATGAGGACATCCCTCACTTCCCACGGAGCACAG TTGCAGGGCATGTTGGCAGATTGGTGTTTGGAGAGCTGAACGGGCAGCCCTGCGTGTGTATGCAGGGACGTTTCCACTATTATGAAGGACACACTACCAGCGCG GTCACCTTTCCCATCAGGGTCTTCTTTCTCCTGGGGGTGGAGATCTTGATTGTCACAaatgctgctgggggactgaATCCCCACTTCCAAGTGGGGGACATCATGTTCATAAGAGATCACATCAGCATGTTTGGCTTGGGAGGGCATAATCCACTGCGTGGGCCAAATGATGAGAG GTTTGGAGTGAGGTTTCCCTGCATGTCAGATGCTTATGAACAAGATCTGCTCGGCCTGGCAATGGACAGTGCGCAGGAGCTGGGCTTTCTGAGCTTCATCCGAGAAGGAGTGTACTGTTTGCTGGCTGGTCCCTGCTATGAAACCATTGCTGAGTGCCGCGTGCTGCAGGCGCTGGGAGCAGATGCTGTAG GCATGAGCACTGTCCCAGAAGTAATCGTAGCCAGGCATTGTGGCCTCCGAGTCCTTGGGATCTCCCTCATCACCAACAAAGTGGTGATGAGCTACAACAGTCAAGAAAAAGCCAACCACGAGGAAGTCCTGCGCATCTCGGTGGTCCGGGCTGAAGTCCTGCAGAAACTAGTCACACACCTCCTTGGCAAACTGCGGGAAAGCACAAACTCTGCATGA